The following DNA comes from Cuculus canorus isolate bCucCan1 chromosome 7, bCucCan1.pri, whole genome shotgun sequence.
TCCTACTAGAGCTCAAGCAGTTGGGGAGCTGCAATCACCATGTATTGCAATGATCCAAATGATCTGCACCTCGAGTCTTGcgctcagttttgggcccctcattacaagaaagacattgaagtcctgggctgtgtccagagaagagcaaccaagctggtgaaggggctggaggacaagttttatgaggagcagctgagggaagctagaggaggctgaggggagaccttgtcacttGTAGACCttgtctacaactatctgaaatgAGGTTATaaagaggtgggtgttggtctcttcccctAAGCGACAGGTGAGAGGCAATGACCTcaagctgtgctgggagaggttcagattgggcattaggaaaaatttcttcatagaaagcattctcaggcactggcagaggctgcccagggaggtggtcgagtcatcATCCCCAGAGGTATTaaaaagacaggcagaaaaagTGCTTAGgtatatgatttagtagtagacagggatggttgggcttgatgatctcaaaggtcttttccaacctagcaattctacgattctatccTATGGACCCTATGATCGTATGGCTTTGCACATTCCACCCCCTTGCTCAGCCTGAACTGCTTCCCATCACATAATCCCATTACAGTCTCTACTTAATAGCAAACTTTCTTACAGTGACATGCACAACAGAGTTTCGAGCAAGGCACGTGCTTGTTATATGGCAAGCTGCCTCTGCCTTTACCATAATAAACACAACATTTTCCTACTCCTTTACCACTGTTCAGTGCTCCTCTTTACTAATTAAAAGTGCTCATAGGACTGTGACGTAAACCGGCTAATTAGCATGAACGATAATAAAAAATACGCCCTACTCATTCTTTTTCTAGAAGGCATTATCTTGAACCTAAAGCACCTGGGGGCTCACAGGGACACACACAGACCCGGGGGTGGGGGTTGCACAGGGAGCTCACAGGGACCCCAAAGGAGAGGGGGGGAATGGAAGGGGGCTCACGCTGACCCTGGAGGCTTAGAAAGGGGGCTCACACTGACCAcgaggggagaagggaggctCACAATGCACCCGAGGGGGTCACACAGCCCGcaggggggcagagagggggctCACAGGGACCTCGGGGGAGGCAGGGGAGGATAAGAGTGCTCATGCTGACCctgggggggaagaaggaggactGACACTGACCCCTGGGGTGGGGGGCTCACAAagcaccggggggggggggggggtagtAAGAGAGGCTCACAGGGAACCCGAAGAGGGGACAGGGCTCACACTGACCccaagagggaaaaaggggggcTCACACGGCTCTCGGGGTACATGGGGGGCTTACGCTGCCCCCTGGGAGGGTGAGAGAGGCTTACAATCACACGGACcgcagggaaagggaggataAAGGGGGGCTCAAACAGCCCccgggggagggggagaaagggggctCGAACAGACCCCGGGGGGGTCACACAGACCCGGGAGAAGGGAGTAAGAGGGGCTCAGATGGACCCTAGGGGAGGGTAAGGGGGGCTCCCATGGACCCCAGCGGGGTAAAAAGGGGCTCGCACAGACCCTGGCGGGGGTGGGATAGGGGGCTCACACGGACCCGGGAGGGGGAGAAGAACCGCTCACAATACACCCGGAGACTTAGAGAGATCCAGGGAGGGAGTAAGAGGAGCTCACACGGCCCCCGGGGGTCACTGGCCCGCGGAAGGGGCTGTCCCGAACCTGGCTTCGCTCCCGCTGCCCCCGGGATCTGCCCTCGGGATCCCTCCCGTCCCGGGGAGcgcaaggggggggggggggggggcgtggcCCGGCGCGCGCGcggcttggggggggggggcgccccCACCCCCCAGCCCTTACCTGCGGGCCGGCCGCTCCCTGCCCAGCGCGCACGCGCCGCCCGCCGCGCACGCGCCCCCGAGCGGCGGTGGGGGGGACTGCGCCGCGCGGTCCTAACGCCGCCGGCACGGGCGGGGGCAACGGCCTGCGCTGCGCGGTCCTAGCGCCGCCGACCCCCCCCGAGCGGGCGGGGGGCGCGCCGGGGCTCGACGCACCCCCCGAGATCGGTTCCCGGCGCCTGCCGCTGGTACACATCTTTACTACTACAAAaggtggaatatttttgatttaagctaaaggaGAGCtcagtttcatctaagtaattgaGTTTGGGGGATTCGACAGAACGCCCCTCTGACAGCGCGGCTTTAGAGCAGGGTTTTCATCCCATCCGTTTTCCCAAACGCAGTTCGTTCTTCGGAGGTGATCGCGTTTATGTTCGGTGTCGAACATAGGTGTCGAACAGGGGTGTCTCCCCTCTGCTTGCAGCCTGTATCTCAGAGGcgaggtcaggcagagctggggccgAATCAGCAAAAGATTTGACTGCTGCGAAGCTCGTAATAATGTGAGAATTAACTGATaagctttgctgcagctggtttgtatgtttaattatcttgtcatataaatctgtcttctaTCAAGAGATAACATGCAGATCATCTCCAGACAGGGATGAAtaacctgaaaaaataaacgctctcttagagttgcaagaatttatttaatTGTCTTGTAAGACGTAGCTGTGTTGGGCCGAGAGAGAACCTGAAGGGATCTCCAGAtaatccaaacaaataaaacattttggggGGACCCGGGCGGTTCTCTGTCTAAACCCGGTGTCTCTACCCACCGCTTTTGCGAGATGCCTTGTTTggaatctatgattctatgttcgGGAGGGGCATCCGATTCAGCGCCGAATcgtaaaacaaaaataaagttcGAAGACTTCGcccttttcaatattttaccgTCGAATAAGCGTTTCTCGCACCAACGTTACAGCGAGTCCTCGGCAAATCCCAGGCTCCGAACAAGGTGTCTGGGACCGTTCCTCCCGGTGCCCGCAGGTGGGACCTCGCTCGGCCCGGCCCTCGCCACCCCGCACGGGGCTGGCGgccgctcccgccccccccgccgctCGCCTCGCCCCGCGGAGCCGCCGCGGCGGAAGCGCCCGCGCGCCCGGAAGCCGCGGGCTCGTGACCGCGCGGCGCCGCCCGCAGGTAGCGCGGGGAGTGGGGGGACGGGGGAATGGGAGcgggggggggtcctggtgggaGAGAGCGGGGAGATGGGAGGGAACGGGGTGCTGCAGGTCTCGGGGAGCCGGGAGGGAGGGGCGTCTCGCAGGGTCCCGGGGACACGGGAGGATAGGGACGACGGTACCTTGGGGTCACGGAAGTCCTGCGGGTACCCGGTGGGAGGGAGCGGGGCCCCGGGCGACGGGCAGGGGGTCCGGTGGATGCCCGGGGAGCCGGGAGGGAGCGGGGTCCCGCGGATGCCCGTGGAGGTGGGTAGGGGGTGGCCGGTGGGAGGGAGCGGGGAGGGATGGGCGCCCCGCGGGGTCCCGCGGGTCCCGGGGACGCGTGAGGGTAGGGACGGGGGTTCCCTGGGGTCACGGGGATGCCCGGTGGGAGGGAGCGGGGTCCCGTGCGGAGGCTGGAGGGGGGTCCCAGTGAGACAGAGCAGGGACCTGGGGAGATGGGAAGGAGCGGGATCCCGTGGGTGCCCGGGGAGCTGGGCAGGGAGTGCCCAGTGGGAGGGAGCGAGGTCCCGGGGCGGCGGGAAGGAGGAGATCCTGGGGTGATCCAGGTAGCGGGGGGACGGGGGCGGGGGACAGGAGGAAGGAGGTCCCGGTGGGAGGGAGCGGGGTCCTACGGGATCCCGGGGACACGGGAGGGTAGGGACGGGGGTACCGTGGGGTCAGGGGGGTACCTCCCACGGGGGTGGGAGCGTCTTCAGGTGAGGGAATTCCTGGAGGGGAACTCGGTGGCAGCGGCGGCTCCGTGCCCCTCCGTGCCCTAGCGCAGGCTCTTGGTTACCAGCTGGGCGCCCCAGGATGAAGGCAGCCGGGATGCTGCGGCAGGTCTCCGACTTCACGGATTTCAGCCGAGGCCACCAGCTAcgggagctgctctgccagggagaagagcccagccaTATCCAGTCCAGCCCTGATGGGCAGCACCTTGTGGTCCTGCAGAAGAGCCGGCCGCCCCCCTTGGCCCAGGTGGTGGCCTTCCGACGCCACGGCATCGCTGGAGCCGACCTAGACAGGAATTGGCAGCCACCCCAGCCAGCCCTTGTGGGGCTGCTCTTCCTCCAGAGCCCTGGGACACTGGGCTCCTGGGCCTTGGCCCTTGTCTGGGAGCATGGCCGAACCGAGATCTGGCACTTTGTTGTCACCGtgggctggcagctgctgcagacgCTGGAGCTCTGCCAGGGTGTCCGGGCACGAATCATCTCGGTGTGCAGCCAGGGAGCCAGCCTGGTGTGGTGTGAGGAGAGGCCTCCCCTAGATGCCCACTCGGACATGAGCAAGTGTGCCTTCAGGTTCTGTGTCTGCACCCGGGCTCTGGAGGTGGGGGAGCAAGGGGTGCGGCTGGGCGCTGTAAGGATAGTTTTGCACAACAGCCCTGAGTACCAGGTCCTGTCCTCCTCCCAGCATGTCTTCTTGGTGCCTGCCACTGCCAGCTTTGCCACCACTTCCAAATTCCTTCTCATTTGGCATCCTGAGAAGACAAAGCTCACCATCACAGCCCCCTCTGCAGGCTTCATCCACAGCAAGGTGCTGCGCTCCAGCAGCGAGTCAGACTTCAGGAAGCTCCTGCTTGGCTCTGTGGGTTTTCTCTCGGGTTTGGCGCCCCTGGACATTCATACCTCTGCTGTGTCCAACAGTggggggctgctgctggtgagCACAAAGGGGACTGTAAACATAGTGGAGCCAGATGGGACACAGAGGCATATCTTTGACCTGGAGGGGAGGACTGTGGCTCAAGGAAGTCCTGTCCAGCTGAAGACGTTTGGCAGCATCCTGGCCTGCGTGCTGGCTGGGGTCCTGTACCTCATTGACCAAAATAGTGGAAGGCTCATAGAAAAGAAAGTCCTGAGCATGAAAGAGGTGCATTTCCTGGAGTCCCCGGGAGAGGAAGACAGCATCCAGCTCCTCAGTCAAACTGGCATCTACAGCTTTAGCTTCTCCAAACCTGAGGGCAGTAGCAGGCCTGAGCTGTACCTGGTGGAGACGGTGTTTGAAGAGGCCTGTAGATACTACCAGAGGAGG
Coding sequences within:
- the HPS6 gene encoding BLOC-2 complex member HPS6, whose translation is MKAAGMLRQVSDFTDFSRGHQLRELLCQGEEPSHIQSSPDGQHLVVLQKSRPPPLAQVVAFRRHGIAGADLDRNWQPPQPALVGLLFLQSPGTLGSWALALVWEHGRTEIWHFVVTVGWQLLQTLELCQGVRARIISVCSQGASLVWCEERPPLDAHSDMSKCAFRFCVCTRALEVGEQGVRLGAVRIVLHNSPEYQVLSSSQHVFLVPATASFATTSKFLLIWHPEKTKLTITAPSAGFIHSKVLRSSSESDFRKLLLGSVGFLSGLAPLDIHTSAVSNSGGLLLVSTKGTVNIVEPDGTQRHIFDLEGRTVAQGSPVQLKTFGSILACVLAGVLYLIDQNSGRLIEKKVLSMKEVHFLESPGEEDSIQLLSQTGIYSFSFSKPEGSSRPELYLVETVFEEACRYYQRRSLSSSKLTVEKLKKGGVFQAPVALAAILQHSLHQKQKPAQGLQDTYTKLLSTMSLELQSYMSLELLKTCVVCAPENEVESCCEELVEQEVSRVLHSDMDKDNLAYLNSIFASFPKAAWKATRSCLQLQQNGDGLLVARATPEVWKKVLGGLEQEEVGQNGVVPLFELICTSFLRFKPKWLPSFVELTQQYVSISWAYSSKEGPEGRVPLYKRALGVLARKKKRSEADDEMELELLLCSKRPKAVLQALHILIRLKRWQQVVEVAEKFSKLSPLLNKEIFTTLLAEFAQHRELDPYLDMLWPLCPAELTISDILTVVLQHLPPSQEDPVPFSSEENQLTVGLLKPLLQRVVQRPCIQEEMYSDALQSPTFPPPTPPREHKIPSKAVADDAPQSPMVRTSSLSALLQGDTV